One genomic window of Punica granatum isolate Tunisia-2019 chromosome 1, ASM765513v2, whole genome shotgun sequence includes the following:
- the LOC116204574 gene encoding pollen-specific leucine-rich repeat extensin-like protein 4: MTLLEGNVTTLKGIVDLMVANMGKMMALLSGPNRASLSPTPPLARGSMVDPGSRPPIHQRATAAAPAPIIVPAPAPHLTHVPAIHLVDFFQPQSTILAAVSLPPMTILVPNSVIFAPPPVPMLAPATVYTVPSPMGFPASSAHAPAHATEPSPYEAPQPHIGLFYQAPHPINITFFESGTLTYAALIAPPTNFLPETETERERRMKKMEETSRALQVSDPRHSTSYLDLTLFLGMQLPPKVKVPNF, encoded by the coding sequence ATGACCCTGCTCGAGGGCAACGTCACCACTCTCAAAGGCATAGTCGACCTAATGGTCGCTAACATGGGCAAGATGATGGCCTTACTTAGTGGGCCAAATCGTGCGTCTTTAAGCCCCACCCCGCCTCTCGCACGCGGGTCAATGGTCGACCCTGGATCACGCCCACCCATCCACCAGAGGGCGACAGCGGCCGCCCCCGCGCCGATAATTGTCCCGGCGCCCGCTCCTCATCTGACGCACGTGCCGGCAATCCACTTGGTCGATTTCTTCCAACCTCAGTCCACCATTCTAGCAGCAGTCTCACTTCCTCCCATGACGATTCTCGTGCCGAATTCGGTTATATTTGCACCACCTCCCGTGCCCATGCTGGCTCCAGCTACGGTCTACACTGTTCCTTCGCCGATGGGCTTCCCAGCGTCGAGCGCCCATGCTCCTGCTCACGCAACTGAGCCTTCCCCTTACGAAGCTCCACAACCTCACATCGGCCTCTTTTACCAAGCTCCACATCCCATAAATATTACTTTCTTTGAATCGGGCACACTGACTTACGCGGCCCTCATAGCTCCACCCACAAATTTCCTCCCCGAAACGGAGACCGAGCGGgagaggagaatgaagaagatggaagagacTAGCAGGGCCCTCCAAGTTAGTGATCCCCGACATAGTACTAGTTATctagatttgactctcttctTGGGGATGCAGCTACCCCCGAAGGTCAAAGTGCCCAACTTCTAG